One Candidatus Rokuibacteriota bacterium genomic window, GTGTTCAGGGCCCGGACCCGCTCGCACAGCAGACGGATGAGGACCAACGCCGCGCCAGGGTCCGTCCGCAACGTCTCCAGAAACTCGTCGCGGCTGAAGACCGAGACCTCCACGTCTTCGAGGGCACGGACGCTGGCCGAACGGGGTTGTTCGGTGATGAGCGCCATCTCGCCAAACGTCTCCCCGGGTCGAAGAACAGCGAGCCGGAACTCCGGTGGTCCCGTGCGGTACACTTCGACGCTTCCCCGCTCAAGGATATACGCCTCCGACGTGTGAGTCCCTTCGGAGATGATGATCTCGCCCCTGGCATAACCCGCGCGCCGCATGCCGCGACCTCCGTTCTCCTGAGCGACGAACTTAGAGCTGTCGTTCTTGTGGGGTGTGTAACGCGTCAGCCGCCGTGGGCCGCTTCGTCCTCTCGCGCGCCCGAGCCGGAGTGAAGGGCGCTACGGGACCGTGATCGTTCTGCCGTCGCCGGTGGCGGTCAGCGTGAAGGTACCCGCGGCCGGGTCGGCCGAGTACCCGGCGGCGTACGTGCTCCAGCCGCTCGGCTCCTTCGGGATCGAGGCCATGAAGGGGCCCACCACCTCGTCCCGGGCGTTCTTGGCCGTCGCCGTGAGGGAGTCGAGCGTCGCGGGCGGCGCGCCCACGTGGGCGGAGTAGGTCGAGACCGCCGAGGCAATCGTCCGGAGGTCGGCCTGGGCCTGCGCCACCCGCGACCGCGCCAGAATGTCGGCGTAGAGGGGGATCGCGATCGTCATGAGGATGCCGATGATCGTGACGGCGATCATCAGCTCGCCCAGCGTCAAGCCGCGCTCATTTCCGAGCTTCACACGCCGCGCGTTCCTCCCAATCCGATCTCCCCTTTTTCGACACCCTGACCAGAATCCAGTACATTAGTGTCTCAATATCTCCTTGAACAAGAGGGCAAGCTGTCGCCAATGAAAACAGCTGCAAGGCTGCCACGCGCGAAACCTGGCCGGGGGGAAGGAGTTCGGTAAGCTGGTCCCGATGCCGTGGCTCAGTGCGAGATTATTCGCCTGCTGGCAGACCGTGTGAGAAGCGCTGGACCTCGTGAGGCCGGAGGCGGTCATTTGATCGCCGCAGTCTTGACCTGCCTGAAGTCGGTCAGCCCGTTCAGCGACTTGAGGATCCCGTCCTGCACCAGGGTCGTCATCCCCTCTTCATTCGCGCGGGCGAGCACGTCGGCAACCCTGGCCCTCGTCTGAATCAGCCTCTTGATCTCGTCGCTGGTGATCAGGAGCTCGTGAATGCTGGCTCTCCCTCGGTACCCCGTGTTGCCGCAGCTCGCGCAGCCCTTGCCCAGGTAGAGGACGAGGTTGTCGTCGTACGTCGCGATCTTCTGGAACTCCGCCTCGCCGTAGGCCCGCGCCAGCTCGTCGTATTCGTCCCGGGAGGGGTGGTACACCTCCTTGCAATCGGTGCAGATCCGCTTGACCAGGCGCTGGGCCAGAATCCCGAGCAGCGCGTCGGCGAAGTTGAACGGATCCATGCCCATGTCCAGAAGCCGGACAACCGTTTCCGGGGCGCTGTTCGTGTGCAACGTGCTCAACACCAGGTGGCCGGTCAGAGAAGCCTCGATGCCCGTGGCGGCCGTTTCCGCGTCGCGCATCTCGCCGACCATGATCACATCGGGATCAGCCCGCAGGAATGCGCGCATGGCGGTGGCGAAGGTGAACCCGATCTTCGGTTGGACCTGCACCTGGCGCAGGCCATACTGCGTGATCTCCACCGGGTCTTCGGCGGTCCAGATCTTCCTGTCCGGCCTGTTGATGTACCCGAGCACGGAGTGGAGGGTCGTCGTTTTGCCGGACCCGGTGGGGCCCACGCAGAGGATGAGCCCGTAGGGTTTCTCCGCGATCTTCTTGGCCTCGCGGAGATTTCGTTCGCTCATCCCCAGCTTGTCGATGGGGATGGGCTCGCTGGCGGCCAGGATCCGCATGACCACGTCCTCGTTGCCCCCGGCGGTCGGAATGGTGGCCACGCGCAGCTCGATCTCGCGGTCCGGCAGGCGAAACTTGATCTTGCCGTCCTGGGGCTTGCGCCGCTCGGCGATGTCCAGCTGGGACATGATCTTCAACCGGGCCACGACCGCCCGGCGGTACGCGGCCGGGATCTTCTGGTACTCCGTGCAGCCGCCATCGATCCGATAGCGGATCACCGTCTCCTTCTGCGGTCCGTACGGCTCGATGTGGATGTCGGACGCCCGGGCCTTGTACGCGTCCGCGATGAGCTGGTTCGTCAGGCGAACGATGATGCTGTCGTTCTCATCCACCTCGGCCCCGACCACCTCCTCAGAGGTCTCCTCGGCCTTCAGGTCGTCGATGATGTTGGTGATGGAATCCTTTGGCGCGTACTCGTCGCTGGCGGCGCTGATGAACTGCAGAATGTCTTTCCGGAGCCCTACCGCGTACCGGATCCTCTGCTGCGGCAGGAGCTGCGAGATGCTGTCGATCTTCTGGAGGTCCTGGGGATTGTCGAGCAGGACAACCACGGCGTCCTCCTCGCGTCTCAGCGGCACCCAGAAGTTTTTCTTGAGATACTCGATCTTGAGATTTTTCATGAGGTCGGACGGGATCAACATCTTGCCATCGAACTCCACGAACGGGCACTTGTAGAAGGTGCTCAGGGAGACGCCGATCTCCGCCTTCGGCACCCTATACTGCTCCGCCAGGATCGATTCCACG contains:
- a CDS encoding type II secretion system protein GspG; the encoded protein is MKLGNERGLTLGELMIAVTIIGILMTIAIPLYADILARSRVAQAQADLRTIASAVSTYSAHVGAPPATLDSLTATAKNARDEVVGPFMASIPKEPSGWSTYAAGYSADPAAGTFTLTATGDGRTITVP
- a CDS encoding GspE/PulE family protein — its product is MTALASVGSVAAVAAHDRVQELEQKLAYEQKLVHLINRIHAAKSLDSIFIELQDKILELLDAERMTLYAVDQEKKELYSKFLALDTVNEIRVPISPTSIAGYAALARQMVNIADAYDQTERARISPTLSFDGSWDKKTGFRTTQVLAAPILSEQRAILGVIQLLNKQRGPRFTREDEASVARIAKTLGIAFHNQHQLAQKRPTKFDYLLAQHRITPEELSAAIAEARRKQADVESILAEQYRVPKAEIGVSLSTFYKCPFVEFDGKMLIPSDLMKNLKIEYLKKNFWVPLRREEDAVVVLLDNPQDLQKIDSISQLLPQQRIRYAVGLRKDILQFISAASDEYAPKDSITNIIDDLKAEETSEEVVGAEVDENDSIIVRLTNQLIADAYKARASDIHIEPYGPQKETVIRYRIDGGCTEYQKIPAAYRRAVVARLKIMSQLDIAERRKPQDGKIKFRLPDREIELRVATIPTAGGNEDVVMRILAASEPIPIDKLGMSERNLREAKKIAEKPYGLILCVGPTGSGKTTTLHSVLGYINRPDRKIWTAEDPVEITQYGLRQVQVQPKIGFTFATAMRAFLRADPDVIMVGEMRDAETAATGIEASLTGHLVLSTLHTNSAPETVVRLLDMGMDPFNFADALLGILAQRLVKRICTDCKEVYHPSRDEYDELARAYGEAEFQKIATYDDNLVLYLGKGCASCGNTGYRGRASIHELLITSDEIKRLIQTRARVADVLARANEEGMTTLVQDGILKSLNGLTDFRQVKTAAIK